The following proteins come from a genomic window of Halictus rubicundus isolate RS-2024b chromosome 8, iyHalRubi1_principal, whole genome shotgun sequence:
- the LOC143356150 gene encoding unconventional myosin-XIX: protein MAATRKPVSPIGWDLLNDLSALPEDTIIDFLLERLQHGQIYTWVGPLLLALNPNNEVSTSQLYNFSEFDKHVDMSEKMYESNPHIFTVAAKAHYNLTQQLGRNCQVIVISGETETGKTFNAVKCLEFFSRMNKHSTRDGDRTPNIMLRITDACRFVSAFTTASTERNEVSSRHGQLIRFHYEAGAISGATINSFLMERSRVTRGSSNFHIFYQMIFGLSNVDLQKLHLSKYRNYDILNIVDYSKKTYFQEGFQDTLKAMDVLRFGDDQKKHILETLALLIHMGNITFKKIGEACTIDLDDKESREALESTCKLSCLTEDVVTELLTTILIDPKSTWRKHTTYHRCLVTVDACRTRLYSIIRHLYDLLFYWVLCRANDALSVKREYSQWLGILDIFGFESFNKNGMEQLCVNYANEKMQQYFMGTYLENSRKHLQEEGFVDSNEPSDTIDIYKERLTVLEEALFLTLNDASQSPIATSVSEITQLVYKKLRGVQNKFLGVREDNFVVQHYSCPVAYSIEDLLSKNTDKVPNEISMIFRTSENAFLRSLFKIEKDPGLQFVSSSTRKKTMLAKLKYSIDTLLKELSKCDLHYVRCIKPSRLNNREWDKQDFRKQLACTGIFDALSLAKCKYPIRLHYKEFYRRYSKQPEDVVDVGKCKMILEAVEPEQRWHTSVHYGRQLIFLTEPAFFKLEANRRKHLVDCANKIQRFWIRHRRNRIPDKPIEYDATNEIVPGKESKQSSSSEDDDVFISSPGFWNDNENVDTKETPIENFVEISRSPNSNATETDVERTHLNVTEKESKQSSSSKDDDVFISSPGFWNDNVLDNENVDTKETPIENFAEISKSPNSNATETNVERIHLNVTEKLVEVCSEGETAVSKEEVSVSEMLRDTRNVREKKVHKHRLINSIKNNVKKLIGKIIPNKLPRFRHQKVYKNHIEIKLTDSNNNFVREYFESKTSNSNGKRCTFYDTGKRVSTIQPNDCILFHGNRIVSRRRLCEVPIMIPIARPMQSSNLYSVHILPCTELPRGLQDCL, encoded by the exons ATGGCTGCGACGAGAAAG CCGGTTTCGCCGATCGGATGGGATTTACTTAACGACTTGAGCGCCTTGCCCGAGGACACCA TTATAGATTTTCTTTTGGAGCGGCTGCAACACGGTCAAATTTACACCTGGGTCGGTCCTCTCCTGCTAGCGTTGAATCCGAACAATGAAGTGTCGACCTCGCAATTGTACAACTTCTCCGAGTTCGACAAGCACGTCGATATGTCCGAAAAGATGTACGAATCGAATCCTCATATATTCACTGTGGCGGCCAAGGCCCATTACAATCTCACTCAGCAGCTCGGCAGAAATTGTCAG GTGATCGTTATAAGCGGAGAGACCGAAACGGGAAAGACGTTCAACGCTGTAAAGTGTTTAGAATTCTTCAGCAGAATGAACAAACATTCGACGCGCGACGGGGATCGCACGCCGAATATTATGTTAAGAATTACGGACGCCTGTCGTTTCGTGTCCGCTTTCACGACCGCGTCCACCGAGAGGAACGAAGTCAGTTCGAGGCATGGACAGCTTATACGATTCCATTACGAAGCTGGTGCCATTTCTGGAGCGACCATCAATTCGTTCCTTATGGAGAGGAGTAGGGTGACAAGGGGCTCGAgtaattttcatatattttaccAG ATGATATTCGGGCTGTCGAACGTTGACCTGCAAAAGCTTCATTTATCCAAGTACCGAAACTACGATATATTGAACATCGTGGATTACAGCAAGAAAACGTACTTCCAAGAAGGGTTTCAAGACACTTTAAAAGCCATGGACGTTCTGAGGTTCGGCGACGATCAGAAGAAACATATTCTTGAAACTCTTGCTCTGCTGATCCACATGGGAAACATCACGTTCAAAAAGATTGGCGAAGCTTGCACGATCGATCTCGACGACAAAG AGTCGAGAGAAGCTCTGGAAAGTACTTGCAAGTTGAGTTGCTTAACCGAGGACGTCGTGACAGAGTTACTCACTACCATTCTCATCGATCCGAAGAGTACCTGGAGGAAACACACCACGTATCATCGCTGCCTTGTAACCGTCGACGCGTGTCGCACCAGGCTGTACAGCATTATCAGACACTTGTACGATCTGCTTTTTTATTGGGTCTTGTGTCGCGCGAACGACGCATTGTCCGTGAAACGCGAATACTCGCAGTGGCTCG GGATATTGGACATATTCGGCTTCGAGTCGTTCAACAAGAATGGCATGGAACAGCTTTGCGTGAATTACGCCAACGAAAAGATGCAACAATACTTCATGGGAACGTATTTAGAGAATAGCCGAAAGCATTTGCAGGAGGAAGGATTCGTTGATAGCAACGAACCTTCGGACACTATCGACATATACAAAGAACGGTTGACCGTCCTCGAGGAAGCTCTATTCCTGACCTTGAACGAC GCTTCTCAATCGCCTATAGCGACAAGCGTATCCGAAATTACACAGCTCGTCTATAAAAAGTTGCGCGGCGTTCAAAACAAATTTCTAGGCGTGAGGGAAGACAATTTCGTTGTGCAACATTACTCCTGTCCTGTTGCATATTCCATAGAAGATTTGTTATCCAAAAACACCGACAAG GTGCCAAACGAGATATCCATGATTTTCCGTACAAGTGAAAACGCATTTCTTCGATCGTTATTTAAGATTGAAAAGGACCCAGGCCTGCAGTTTGTCAGTTCATCCACCAGGAAGAAGACAATGCTGGCGAAATTGAAGTATAGCATAGATACACTTCTGAAGGAGTTGAGCAAGTGTGATTTACATTATGTGAGATGCATTAAACCGAG TCGACTGAACAATCGTGAGTGGGACAAACAAGACTTTCGAAAACAGTTAGCGTGCACTGGTATTTTCGACGCTTTGTCTCTCGCCAAGTGTAAATATCCAATACGGTTACACTATAAAGAATTCTATCGACGCTACTCTAAACAACCGGAAG ACGTTGTCGATGTCGGCAAATGCAAAATGATTCTGGAGGCGGTTGAACCTGAACAGAGATGGCACACGTCGGTCCACTATGGAAGACAATTGATCTTTTTAACGGAGCCTGCGTTTTTTAAACTGGAAGCTAATAGGAGGAAACACCTTGTGGATTGCGCAAATAAAATACAACGGTTTTGGATCAGACACA GACGGAACAGAATTCCCGACAAGCCGATCGAATACGACGCAACGAACGAAATCGTTCCTGGAAAAGAATCTAAACAGTCGAGTAGTTCCGAAGACGATGATGTATTTATTTCTAGTCCAGGCTTCTGGAACGATAATGAAAATGTTGATACAAAGGAAACGCCGATCGAAAATTTCGTAGAAATAAGTAGGTCGCCTAACAGCAACGCGACGGAGACAGATGTGGAAAGAACCCATTTGAACGTGACAGAAAAAGAATCTAAACAGTCGAGTAGTTCCAAAGACGATGATGTATTTATTTCTAGTCCAGGCTTCTGGAACGATAATGTTCTCGATAATGAAAATGTTGATACAAAGGAAACGCCGATCGAGAATTTCGCAGAAATAAGTAAGTCGCCTAACAGCAACGCGACGGAGACAAATGTGGAAAGAATCCATTTGAACGTGACAGAAAAATTGGTTGAAGTCTGTTCAGAGGGAGAAACTGCCGTTTCGAAAGAGGAAGTCAGTGTTTCAGAGATGCTACGCGACACGAGAAACGTGCGAGAAAAGAAAGTTCATAAACATCGGCTTATAAACAGCATAAAAAAcaatgttaaaaaattgattggAAAAATCATACCCAATAAATTGCCAAGATTTAGACATCAGAAGGTCTACAAAAACCATATCGAAATTAAACTTACCGATAGTAATAACAATTTTGTGAGGGAGTACTTTGAAAGTAAGACGTCGAATAGCAACGGGAAAAGATGTACATTCTATGATACG gGGAAACGTGTAAGTACAATTCAACCGAACGATTGCATACTGTTCCATGGAAATAGAATTGTGAGTAGACGACGACTCTGCGAG GTACCGATCATGATACCGATTGCTCGACCTATG